The genomic interval CAGCAGTCGGAGATTCGCCGGAGCCACATCGTCTCCGCGAACTTTCAACCGAACCTCTCCCGATTCGCCCGTCGATCGCAGGATAACCAGCGCAAGTCCGTTGAACGTCCTGACCGAAGAACTCCGGAACGAAGCATGGCTCGTAGGATCACCGTTGTCCGAAGCTATGATCCGGGCCGAGCCTTCGACAGAAAAGTCAAGGAGCACGGCAGCCTGCGGGACAAAACGCCCCTCCCGATCCGTGATTTTCGCCGTAACGAAAAGCAAGTCTTCACCGTCGGCCCGCATCGTCGGCCGATCGGAAACCAGTTCGACAAATGCGGCTTCCCCGGCTGTTTCAACACGCGATTCGGCCCAAGGCGTACCATTCCGCCAGGTTACGACCCGCACTTCACCCGGTTCATAACGGACACTGTCCCAACGCAGCCGGTATTCAAACGGGCCCTTGCGCCGCACGCCCTGTGAGCGGCCGTTGACAAAAAGTTCCGCCGTATCACCCGAAGTATAGACATGGACGGGAGTCACTGCACCCTCTCGGCCGGGCCACGTCCAGTGCGGCAGGATGTGGGCCATGGGCAATTCCGGCCGCCAGCGCGCTTGATAGAGATAATAGCGATCCTTGGGAAACCCCGCCAGATCCACAATCCCGAAATAGGAACTCCGTGACGGTATACGCAGACGACCCAACCGGGCAAGCTCCTCCGCAGCCCGGGCCCGGGCTTCCGGATCGCTGAAATTTTCGAGAACGGTATAGTCATCGTTATAGGGTGTGGGTTCGCCGAGATAATCGAATCCGGTCCAGACAAACTCTCCGGCAGCCGTAGGATTGCGGTCGAGTCCCTCGAACTCCGTGTCGGGCGGCGTCGACCAGTCGGGAGACGAACGATCGTAGGAACTGACCTGAAAATCCGCACGTCCCTGACTTTTATCATCGCTCAACGGAAAAACGTAAAACCCGCGCGTACTGATGCATGAGGCCGTCTCACTCCCCAAAAAAGGCTGGAACGGACTGTCACGGCAAAACGCCGCGTAAAGCATTGGTTTATAGTTGAATCCGAACAGGTCAACCGTATGTCGGAATTCGTTGGATGCGGCCAGCCAGTAGTTGCTTCCGAAGGTCGTCGGACGGGATGGGTCTTCACGGTGCGCAAGGTCGGTCAGTTGCCGTGCAACACCGTAGGTCTGCGGATACCATTGCTCGCCCGTCTCGTTGCCGATGCTCCAGGCGATGACCGATGGATGGTTGCGGTCGCGGCGGATCATCGCCGTGAGGTCGGCCTCCCACCACTCGTCGAACAACAGCGCATAGCCGTTCGGTTTCTTGGGAATACGCCACGTATCGGTGAACTCGTCGAGCACAAACAGGCCCATGCTGTCGCAAAGTTCCAGCAGTTCCGGAGTCGGCGGATTGTGCGCCGTGCGGATCGCATTGGCTCCCATCTCCCGCAGAATACGCAACTGTCGCACAAGGGCACTGCGATTGACTGCTGCGCCCAATGCCCCGAGATCGTGATGCAAGCAGACACCCTGCAACTGCACCCGCTCGCCGTTCAGAAAAAAACCTTCGTGGGTGAATTCTGCACGCCGAATGCCGAAAGGCGTGGAATAACACTCCGTAATACGTTCGCCGCAACGTATCGTTGTGACGGCGAGATACCGATCGGGATGTGCAGGGCTCCAAAGCCGGGGCGTATCCACAACAAAAGTCTGTACAAGTGTCTGTTCGTCACGCAGGGCCTCGATTCGGGTATCGGTGCTGTCCAGGACATCCCCGACGGCTGCTCCGTCGGGCCCGAGTACAAAAAGTTCGGTCGTTACGGTCACGGATGCAGGCTCCGAACCATTATTGCGCAACTCAATGCGCAGGTTTACCGACGCGCGATCGGCAGAAACATGCGGCGTCGTAACGAAAGTTCCCTGCCAGGCCAGACCAACCGGATCGGATTTCGTGAGCCATACATTCCGGTAGATTCCGCCACCGGGATACCAGCGGCTCGATTCGGGCGGATTGTCGAGACGTATGGCCAGCGTATTCTCCCCCGGCTCAAGGGCTGGCGTCAGATCGACCCGGTAAGAGGTGTATCCATAGGGCCAGCCGCCGACCAGCCGCCCGTTACACCACACCGTAGAAAACGACATGGCCCCGTCCAGCTCCAGAAAAAAGCGTTTTCCCAGATCGGCGGCATCCACGTAGACGTTTTTGCGATACCAGGCTTGCCCCCACCAGGCCAGTTTCCCGGTCTCCCCGGGATACTCCTGCCGGAACGGACCTTCGATTCCCCAGTCATGAGGCAGATCAAGCTGCCGCCAGGATCCATCGTCGAATGCCGGATCGGCGAATGGCCCGCCGTCGGGATGGCCGGACGGACGGACATGACGACGTCCCTCTGCCAACAACGGATTGGACGTCGGTAGCAGCCACGGCTTGAGTTGGTCATAACTCAGTCTCAATGAATCTTCGGCGGAAGCGTCCCCGAGATGGAACCGCCAACCGTCATTCAGCCGGATCCGTCCCGATGGCTGGGCCACGGCCCAGCCCGTCAGGCACAGACCCCACAACGACAAACAGACAATGCGTTTCATCGGTGCGACGTTCAGCGGACGGTCAACCGCCCCGTCAGCCGGATATCCCGGGAAGAGGCTCCCACGAAGATTTCGAAATCACCCGGTTCCACGACAAAGTCGTGCCGCACACAGTCGTACTGGCGAAAAGCCTCCTCTCCGAGCCGGATCACGACACGCCGCGTCTCTCCACGCTTCAAAAAGAGTTTTTCGTACCCCTTCAGTTCCTTGGCCGGACGCACTATGGAAGATTCCACATCGCCGACATAGAGCTGAGCCACCTCGGCTCCATCGCACCGGCCCGTATTGGTCACGTCGAACGACACGTCGAACGTTCCGTTCCCCACGTCGTCGATTTGCAAATTACCGTATTCGAATGTCGTATAGGAGAGCCCGAACCCGAAGGGGAAGAGTGGTTCGATACCATTCCGTTCATATCCCCGGTACCCGACAAAAAGGCCTTCGTTATACTCGACCCGGCGGTAGGGATTATCCGCCTTGA from uncultured Alistipes sp. carries:
- the galB gene encoding beta-galactosidase GalB; the protein is MKRIVCLSLWGLCLTGWAVAQPSGRIRLNDGWRFHLGDASAEDSLRLSYDQLKPWLLPTSNPLLAEGRRHVRPSGHPDGGPFADPAFDDGSWRQLDLPHDWGIEGPFRQEYPGETGKLAWWGQAWYRKNVYVDAADLGKRFFLELDGAMSFSTVWCNGRLVGGWPYGYTSYRVDLTPALEPGENTLAIRLDNPPESSRWYPGGGIYRNVWLTKSDPVGLAWQGTFVTTPHVSADRASVNLRIELRNNGSEPASVTVTTELFVLGPDGAAVGDVLDSTDTRIEALRDEQTLVQTFVVDTPRLWSPAHPDRYLAVTTIRCGERITECYSTPFGIRRAEFTHEGFFLNGERVQLQGVCLHHDLGALGAAVNRSALVRQLRILREMGANAIRTAHNPPTPELLELCDSMGLFVLDEFTDTWRIPKKPNGYALLFDEWWEADLTAMIRRDRNHPSVIAWSIGNETGEQWYPQTYGVARQLTDLAHREDPSRPTTFGSNYWLAASNEFRHTVDLFGFNYKPMLYAAFCRDSPFQPFLGSETASCISTRGFYVFPLSDDKSQGRADFQVSSYDRSSPDWSTPPDTEFEGLDRNPTAAGEFVWTGFDYLGEPTPYNDDYTVLENFSDPEARARAAEELARLGRLRIPSRSSYFGIVDLAGFPKDRYYLYQARWRPELPMAHILPHWTWPGREGAVTPVHVYTSGDTAELFVNGRSQGVRRKGPFEYRLRWDSVRYEPGEVRVVTWRNGTPWAESRVETAGEAAFVELVSDRPTMRADGEDLLFVTAKITDREGRFVPQAAVLLDFSVEGSARIIASDNGDPTSHASFRSSSVRTFNGLALVILRSTGESGEVRLKVRGDDVAPANLRLLAE